In Accipiter gentilis chromosome 18, bAccGen1.1, whole genome shotgun sequence, the following are encoded in one genomic region:
- the CSNK1E gene encoding casein kinase I isoform X1 codes for MELRVGNKYRLGRKIGSGSFGDIYLGANIATGEEVAIKLECVKTKHPQLHIESKFYKMMQGGVGIPSIKWCGAEGDYNVMVMELLGPSLEDLFNFCSRKFSLKTVLLLADQMISRIEYIHSKNFIHRDVKPDNFLMGLGKKGNLVYIIDFGLAKKYRDARTHQHIPYRENKNLTGTARYASINTHLGIEQSRRDDLESLGYVLMYFNLGSLPWQGLKAATKRQKYERISEKKMSTPIEVLCKGYPSEFSTYLNFCRSLRFDDKPDYSYLRQLFRNLFHRQGFSYDYVFDWNMLKFGAARNPEDMDRERREHEREERMGQLRGSATRALPPGPPAGATANRLRNVTEPMASTPTSRIQQSGNTSPRAISRVDRERKVSMRLHRGAPANVSSSDLTGRQEVSRISASQTSVPFDHLGK; via the exons ATGGAGCTTCGAGTGGGGAACAAATACCGGCTGGGCAGAAAGATCGGCAGTGGTTCGTTTGGAGACATTTACCTAG GAGCCAATATTGCAACTGGTGAAGAGGTGGCCATCAAACTGGAATGTGTCAAAACCAAGCATCCCCAGCTCCACATTGAAAGCAAGTTCTACAAGATGATGCAGGGAGGAG tGGGTATCCCCTCCATTAAGTGGTGTGGAGCAGAGGGGGACTATAATGTGATGGTGATGGAGCTCTTGGGGCCCAGCCTGGAAGATCTCTTCAACTTCTGTTCCCGCAAATTTAGTCTCAAGACAGTTCTGCTCCTGGCAGACCAGATG ATCAGCCGTATTGAGTACATTCATTCCAAGAACTTCATCCACCGGGATGTGAAGCCAGACAACTTCCTTATGGGCCTCGGCAAAAAAGGCAACCTAGTATACATCATTGATTTTGGTTTGGCCAAGAAGTACCGAGACGCCCGGACCCACCAGCACATCCCCTACCGGGAAAACAAGAATCTGACTGGCACAGCCCGTTATGCCTCTATCAACACCCACTTGGGAATCG AACAAAGTCGCCGTGATGACCTGGAGAGCCTGGGCTATGTGCTCATGTATTTCAACCTGGGCTCGCTGCCCTGGCAGGGCCTCAAGGCTGCCACCAAGCGCCAAAAGTACGAGAGGATCAGTGAGAAAAAGATGTCGACGCCCATTGAAGTGCTCTGCAAAGGGTACCCTT CTGAGTTCTCAACATACCTCAACTTCTGCCGCTCACTGAGGTTTGATGATAAACCTGACTACTCGTACCTGCGGCAGCTCTTCCGCAACCTCTTCCACCGCCAAGGCTTCTCCTATGACTACGTCTTTGACTGGAACATGCTTAAATTT GGAGCAGCCCGAAATCCTGAGGATATGGATCGGGAGCGGCGAGAGCATGAGCGAGAAGAGAGGATGGGGCAACTCCGGGGGTCAGCCACGCGAGCGCTGCCCCCCGGCCCACCTGCTGGGGCCACTGCCAACCGTCTTCGTAATGTCACCGAGCCCATGGCCTCCACCCCTACCTCCCGAATCCAACAGTCCG GAAACACGTCCCCCAGAGCCATCTCAAGAGTGGACAGGGAGCGGAAGGTCAGCATGAGGTTACACCGAGGAGCTCCTGCCAACGTCTCCTCATCTGACCTCACAGGGCGGCAAGAAGTGTCACGGATTTCAGCATCACAG aCAAGTGTGCCATTTGATCACCTTGGGAAGTGA
- the CSNK1E gene encoding casein kinase I isoform X2 has protein sequence MMQGGVGIPSIKWCGAEGDYNVMVMELLGPSLEDLFNFCSRKFSLKTVLLLADQMISRIEYIHSKNFIHRDVKPDNFLMGLGKKGNLVYIIDFGLAKKYRDARTHQHIPYRENKNLTGTARYASINTHLGIEQSRRDDLESLGYVLMYFNLGSLPWQGLKAATKRQKYERISEKKMSTPIEVLCKGYPSEFSTYLNFCRSLRFDDKPDYSYLRQLFRNLFHRQGFSYDYVFDWNMLKFGAARNPEDMDRERREHEREERMGQLRGSATRALPPGPPAGATANRLRNVTEPMASTPTSRIQQSGNTSPRAISRVDRERKVSMRLHRGAPANVSSSDLTGRQEVSRISASQTSVPFDHLGK, from the exons ATGATGCAGGGAGGAG tGGGTATCCCCTCCATTAAGTGGTGTGGAGCAGAGGGGGACTATAATGTGATGGTGATGGAGCTCTTGGGGCCCAGCCTGGAAGATCTCTTCAACTTCTGTTCCCGCAAATTTAGTCTCAAGACAGTTCTGCTCCTGGCAGACCAGATG ATCAGCCGTATTGAGTACATTCATTCCAAGAACTTCATCCACCGGGATGTGAAGCCAGACAACTTCCTTATGGGCCTCGGCAAAAAAGGCAACCTAGTATACATCATTGATTTTGGTTTGGCCAAGAAGTACCGAGACGCCCGGACCCACCAGCACATCCCCTACCGGGAAAACAAGAATCTGACTGGCACAGCCCGTTATGCCTCTATCAACACCCACTTGGGAATCG AACAAAGTCGCCGTGATGACCTGGAGAGCCTGGGCTATGTGCTCATGTATTTCAACCTGGGCTCGCTGCCCTGGCAGGGCCTCAAGGCTGCCACCAAGCGCCAAAAGTACGAGAGGATCAGTGAGAAAAAGATGTCGACGCCCATTGAAGTGCTCTGCAAAGGGTACCCTT CTGAGTTCTCAACATACCTCAACTTCTGCCGCTCACTGAGGTTTGATGATAAACCTGACTACTCGTACCTGCGGCAGCTCTTCCGCAACCTCTTCCACCGCCAAGGCTTCTCCTATGACTACGTCTTTGACTGGAACATGCTTAAATTT GGAGCAGCCCGAAATCCTGAGGATATGGATCGGGAGCGGCGAGAGCATGAGCGAGAAGAGAGGATGGGGCAACTCCGGGGGTCAGCCACGCGAGCGCTGCCCCCCGGCCCACCTGCTGGGGCCACTGCCAACCGTCTTCGTAATGTCACCGAGCCCATGGCCTCCACCCCTACCTCCCGAATCCAACAGTCCG GAAACACGTCCCCCAGAGCCATCTCAAGAGTGGACAGGGAGCGGAAGGTCAGCATGAGGTTACACCGAGGAGCTCCTGCCAACGTCTCCTCATCTGACCTCACAGGGCGGCAAGAAGTGTCACGGATTTCAGCATCACAG aCAAGTGTGCCATTTGATCACCTTGGGAAGTGA